One genomic window of Malaciobacter molluscorum LMG 25693 includes the following:
- the luxS gene encoding S-ribosylhomocysteine lyase yields the protein MPLLDSFRVDHTIMPAPAVRVAKTMKSPSGDVITVFDLRFCVPNEKMLGEKGIHTLEHLFAGFIRNHLNSNDVEIIDVSPMGCRTGFYMSLLGNPTEQEVATAWRKSMEDVLKVKSQKDIPELNKFQCGTYKMHSLEEAKQIAQDILDNEIGIMSNKELYLPEEKLKELEI from the coding sequence ATGCCATTATTAGATAGTTTTAGAGTTGATCATACAATCATGCCTGCACCTGCAGTTAGAGTTGCAAAAACAATGAAATCTCCATCAGGAGATGTTATCACAGTATTTGATTTAAGATTCTGTGTTCCAAATGAAAAAATGCTTGGAGAAAAAGGTATTCACACATTAGAACATCTTTTTGCAGGATTTATTAGAAATCATTTAAATTCGAATGATGTTGAAATAATAGATGTTTCACCTATGGGATGTAGAACTGGTTTTTATATGAGTTTATTAGGAAATCCAACAGAGCAAGAAGTTGCAACTGCTTGGAGAAAATCTATGGAAGATGTACTTAAAGTTAAATCACAAAAAGATATTCCAGAATTAAATAAATTTCAATGTGGTACATATAAAATGCACTCTCTTGAGGAAGCAAAACAAATAGCACAAGATATTTTAGATAATGAAATAGGTATAATGTCAAATAAAGAGTTATACTTACCAGAAGAGAAATTAAAAGAGTTAGAAATATAG
- a CDS encoding HAD family hydrolase — protein MKENNILLFDLDGTLIDSTEAIITSFKHTFEQLAFDFKGKDDDIKNLIGYPLDIMYKDLGVEEERVWDFVDAYKQKYKDISKEKTLLLENVKETLQIASSFARLSIVTTKTAKYTKPLLEHLEILNYFEFITGREDVENPKPHPEPILKTLELMKYDETKQKVWMIGDTKLDLICANNAGVNCVGVLCGYANEDSLKEYSGFIVQDSLDAVNLIKNITNPCL, from the coding sequence TTGAAAGAAAATAATATTTTACTATTTGATTTAGATGGAACACTTATAGATTCAACTGAAGCTATAATAACATCATTTAAACATACATTTGAACAATTAGCTTTTGATTTTAAAGGTAAAGATGATGATATAAAAAACTTGATTGGATACCCTTTAGATATAATGTATAAAGATTTAGGAGTAGAAGAAGAAAGAGTTTGGGATTTTGTAGATGCCTATAAACAAAAATATAAAGATATATCAAAAGAAAAAACATTATTGTTAGAAAATGTAAAAGAGACTTTACAAATTGCTTCCTCATTTGCAAGATTATCTATAGTTACTACAAAAACTGCTAAATATACTAAGCCTTTACTTGAACATTTAGAAATATTAAATTATTTTGAATTTATAACAGGAAGAGAAGATGTTGAAAATCCAAAACCACATCCTGAACCAATTTTAAAAACCTTAGAATTAATGAAATATGATGAAACAAAACAAAAAGTATGGATGATTGGAGATACTAAATTAGATTTAATTTGTGCAAATAATGCAGGAGTTAATTGTGTTGGTGTTTTATGTGGATATGCAAATGAAGATAGTTTAAAAGAATATTCTGGATTTATTGTTCAAGATTCACTAGATGCAGTAAATCTCATAAAAAATATCACTAACCCTTGCTTATAA
- the nifJ gene encoding pyruvate:ferredoxin (flavodoxin) oxidoreductase, translated as MIKQFATMDGNEAAAYVSYAFTEVAGVYPITPSSQMGDLTEKWATQGKTNLFGSTVKVVEMQSEAGAAGTFHGSLQAGALTTTFTASQGLLLKIPNMYKVAGQLLPGVIHVSARALATHALSIFGDHQDVMSTRATGFAMLATGSVQEVMDLAGVAHLSAIKGRVPFLHFFDGFRTSHEINKIEVMSYDEFDKLIDYDAVQKFRDTSLNPESPITRGTAQNDDIYFQGREAANKYYNALPDIVNDYMKKISELTGRNYAPFTYYGDENATDIIVAMGSVTETIKETIDYLRKKENRKIGLLSVHLYRPFSTKYFMDALPLTTQRICVIDRTKEPGSLGEPLYLDIKALFYGQKQQPKIIGGRYGLSSKDVPPNQIIALYDNLASNSPKDNFTVGIIDDVTHTSIEVKENISVVEDVTECLFYGLGADGTVGANKNSVKIIGNKTDLYAQAYFAYDSKKSGGYTRSHLRFSKNPIRSTYLVSNPSFVACSKEVYLEQYEVVDKLKENGTFLLNSIHSKDEIESKLPNRIKKLLADKNINFYIINATKLARDIGLGNRTNTIMQAAFFKLANIIPYENAKEYMKEYALKAYGNKGEEIVKMNYQAIDSGADGIEKIEIKKEWSKLENEPLTLDSKYKGSLFVEDFAKVVNAAKGDEIPVSTIIDLGMECGTFENGSTKYEKRGIATMVPKWNMDTCIQCNQCAFECPHAVIRPFLMNEEEYNNAPNGVKEHSLDAKGKEFKDKNLKYKIQVSILDCTGCNICVDICPTKEKSLQMVPFEVEKNNQEQENADYLFNDVTYKDYLVEPTNVKNSQFAQPLFEYHSACPGCGETPYITLATQLFGDRMMIANATGCSSIYSASAPSTPYTKNAKGEGPAWANSLFEDNAEFGYGMYVATETIRNKIANIMHSTLSTVNNPLKVLYKEWLENRNNGAKTQEIRDKLVPQLEQNQELDGVQELLKLKKYIVKKSQWMIGGDGWAYDIGYGGLDHVLSTGKDVNILVVDTEVYSNTGGQSSKAARAGSIADFTNDGKTNAKKDLGYISMTYGNIFIAQINSKANQKQAIQAMKEAEEYDGPSLIICYSPCIAHGIQGGLMNSVDQGQLATDCGYWPIYTYDPRKIKQGENPIKIYGKKPNWDKYEEFLLRETRYKSLKKLNPEHADFLLQKNKEDSQYRYRQLQRYSMMDYSDEVETSTKKRK; from the coding sequence ATGATAAAACAGTTTGCTACTATGGATGGGAATGAAGCTGCTGCATATGTATCTTATGCTTTTACAGAAGTTGCAGGAGTTTATCCTATTACACCTTCTTCTCAAATGGGTGATTTAACTGAAAAGTGGGCAACTCAAGGAAAAACAAATCTTTTTGGTTCTACAGTTAAAGTAGTAGAAATGCAAAGTGAAGCAGGTGCTGCAGGAACTTTTCATGGATCACTTCAAGCAGGTGCACTAACAACTACATTTACAGCTTCTCAAGGACTTTTATTAAAAATACCAAATATGTATAAAGTTGCTGGGCAATTATTACCTGGTGTTATTCATGTTAGTGCAAGAGCACTTGCAACACATGCATTATCTATTTTTGGTGATCATCAAGATGTAATGAGTACAAGAGCAACAGGATTTGCAATGCTTGCAACTGGTTCAGTACAAGAAGTAATGGATTTAGCTGGAGTAGCACATTTAAGTGCAATTAAAGGAAGAGTTCCTTTTTTACACTTTTTTGATGGATTTAGAACTTCACATGAAATAAACAAAATTGAAGTAATGTCTTATGATGAATTTGATAAATTAATAGACTATGATGCCGTTCAAAAGTTTAGAGACACTTCTTTAAATCCAGAATCACCAATCACAAGAGGTACTGCTCAAAATGATGATATTTATTTCCAAGGAAGAGAAGCTGCAAATAAATATTACAATGCACTTCCTGATATTGTAAATGATTATATGAAAAAAATCTCTGAACTTACAGGTAGAAATTATGCTCCTTTCACATATTATGGTGATGAAAATGCAACAGACATTATAGTTGCTATGGGTTCTGTAACAGAAACAATAAAAGAAACAATTGATTATTTAAGAAAAAAAGAGAATAGAAAGATTGGACTTTTAAGTGTTCATTTGTATCGACCTTTTAGTACAAAATATTTTATGGATGCATTACCATTAACAACACAAAGGATCTGTGTAATTGATAGAACAAAAGAGCCAGGAAGTTTAGGAGAACCTTTATATCTTGATATTAAAGCACTATTTTATGGACAAAAACAACAACCTAAAATTATTGGAGGAAGATATGGATTATCTTCAAAAGATGTACCACCTAATCAAATAATTGCACTTTATGATAATTTAGCAAGTAACTCACCTAAAGATAATTTTACTGTAGGAATAATTGATGATGTAACACATACTTCAATTGAAGTAAAAGAGAATATTTCAGTAGTAGAAGACGTAACTGAGTGTCTTTTTTATGGTCTTGGTGCAGATGGTACAGTTGGAGCAAATAAAAACTCAGTTAAAATTATTGGTAATAAAACAGATTTATATGCTCAAGCATATTTTGCATATGATTCTAAAAAAAGTGGTGGTTATACAAGATCACATTTAAGATTTAGCAAAAATCCAATTAGATCTACTTATTTAGTTTCAAATCCAAGTTTTGTTGCATGTTCAAAAGAAGTTTATTTAGAACAATATGAAGTAGTAGATAAACTTAAAGAAAATGGAACATTTTTATTAAACTCTATTCACTCAAAAGATGAAATAGAAAGCAAACTTCCAAATAGAATAAAAAAATTACTTGCAGATAAAAATATCAATTTCTATATTATCAATGCAACAAAATTAGCAAGAGATATAGGATTAGGAAATAGAACAAATACAATTATGCAAGCAGCATTTTTTAAATTGGCTAATATTATTCCTTATGAAAATGCAAAAGAGTATATGAAAGAATATGCATTAAAAGCTTATGGAAATAAAGGTGAAGAGATAGTAAAAATGAACTATCAGGCTATTGATTCGGGAGCTGATGGTATAGAAAAAATAGAGATAAAAAAAGAGTGGTCAAAATTAGAAAATGAACCATTGACTTTAGATTCTAAATATAAAGGTTCACTATTTGTAGAAGACTTTGCAAAAGTTGTAAATGCAGCAAAAGGTGATGAAATTCCAGTATCCACTATTATAGATTTAGGAATGGAATGTGGTACCTTTGAAAATGGCTCTACTAAATATGAAAAAAGAGGTATTGCAACAATGGTTCCAAAATGGAATATGGACACATGTATTCAATGTAACCAATGTGCATTTGAATGTCCACATGCAGTAATCAGACCTTTTTTAATGAATGAAGAAGAGTATAACAATGCTCCAAATGGAGTAAAAGAACATTCTTTAGATGCTAAAGGTAAAGAGTTTAAAGATAAAAATTTAAAATATAAAATTCAAGTATCAATTTTAGACTGTACTGGTTGTAATATTTGTGTTGATATTTGTCCAACAAAAGAAAAATCACTTCAAATGGTACCTTTTGAAGTTGAAAAAAATAATCAAGAACAAGAGAATGCAGACTATTTATTTAATGATGTAACTTATAAAGATTATTTAGTAGAACCAACAAATGTAAAAAATTCTCAATTTGCACAACCTTTATTTGAATACCATTCAGCATGTCCAGGGTGTGGGGAAACTCCTTATATTACCCTAGCTACACAACTATTTGGTGATAGAATGATGATTGCAAATGCCACAGGTTGCTCTTCTATTTATTCTGCATCTGCACCTTCAACACCTTATACTAAAAATGCAAAAGGAGAAGGTCCTGCTTGGGCAAACTCTTTATTTGAAGATAATGCAGAGTTTGGATATGGAATGTATGTTGCAACAGAAACAATTAGAAACAAAATTGCAAATATTATGCATAGTACATTATCAACTGTTAATAATCCACTAAAAGTATTATATAAAGAGTGGTTGGAGAATAGAAATAATGGAGCAAAAACTCAAGAAATAAGAGACAAACTTGTGCCACAATTAGAACAAAACCAAGAGTTAGATGGTGTTCAAGAGTTACTAAAATTAAAAAAATATATTGTTAAAAAATCTCAATGGATGATTGGTGGAGATGGTTGGGCATATGATATAGGATATGGTGGACTTGACCATGTATTATCAACAGGAAAAGATGTAAATATTTTAGTAGTTGATACAGAAGTTTACTCTAATACAGGAGGTCAATCTTCTAAAGCTGCACGTGCTGGTTCAATTGCAGATTTTACAAATGATGGGAAAACAAATGCAAAAAAAGATTTGGGATATATTTCTATGACATATGGAAATATTTTTATTGCGCAAATTAATTCTAAAGCAAATCAAAAACAAGCTATTCAAGCAATGAAAGAAGCAGAAGAGTATGATGGTCCATCTTTAATAATTTGTTATTCACCTTGTATTGCACATGGTATTCAAGGTGGCTTAATGAATTCAGTTGACCAAGGACAACTTGCAACAGATTGTGGTTATTGGCCAATTTATACATATGACCCAAGAAAAATCAAACAAGGTGAAAATCCAATTAAAATTTATGGTAAAAAACCAAATTGGGATAAATATGAGGAATTTTTATTAAGAGAGACAAGATATAAATCATTAAAAAAACTAAATCCAGAACATGCAGACTTCTTATTACAAAAAAATAAAGAAGACTCACAATATAGATATAGACAGCTTCAAAGATATTCAATGATGGATTATTCTGATGAAGTAGAAACATCTACAAAAAAAAGGAAGTAG
- a CDS encoding tRNA (5-methylaminomethyl-2-thiouridine)(34)-methyltransferase MnmD: MNSIQTEDGSNTLFSSKYNQHYHNINDGAIFETLTKHVIPAFMFHNDKEELNILDICFGLGYNTLATIYYIKKNNLKTKVKIYSPELNKELIDSLKKFSYPNEFKELSNIINELSNKYHYEDEDITIFIYIGNAREYLKNLNVKFDIIYQDAFSSDVNKELWTKEYFDLLFKLSYKNTIITTYAVATPVRLSMNEAGFIIYQYRPHKKKQTLAFIRKQDIIGKYVDMKLKKQRNTTATAIYDKELLLDN; encoded by the coding sequence ATGAATTCTATTCAAACAGAAGATGGATCAAATACTCTTTTTTCTAGCAAATATAATCAACACTATCATAATATAAATGATGGTGCTATATTTGAAACCTTAACAAAACATGTTATCCCTGCTTTTATGTTTCACAATGATAAAGAAGAATTAAATATTTTGGATATATGTTTTGGTTTAGGTTATAATACACTTGCAACAATATATTATATAAAAAAGAATAATTTAAAAACAAAAGTTAAAATATATTCACCTGAATTAAATAAAGAGTTAATTGATTCATTAAAAAAATTTTCTTATCCTAATGAATTTAAAGAATTATCAAATATTATCAATGAACTAAGTAATAAATACCATTATGAAGATGAAGATATTACTATATTTATATATATAGGTAATGCAAGAGAATACTTAAAGAATTTAAATGTAAAGTTTGATATTATATACCAAGATGCTTTTTCAAGTGATGTAAATAAAGAGTTATGGACAAAAGAGTATTTTGACCTATTATTCAAATTATCTTACAAAAATACAATTATAACTACATATGCAGTTGCTACACCTGTTAGATTATCTATGAATGAAGCTGGATTTATTATTTATCAATATAGACCTCATAAAAAGAAACAAACATTAGCTTTTATAAGAAAACAAGATATTATAGGTAAATATGTAGATATGAAATTAAAAAAGCAAAGAAATACTACTGCTACTGCAATATATGATAAAGAGCTACTATTAGATAATTAA